One Sphingomonas sp. KR3-1 DNA segment encodes these proteins:
- a CDS encoding dihydrodipicolinate synthase family protein, with amino-acid sequence MNADTSRYQTFTISITPFAEDGAIDEAAMRRHLRKLGDAGVGVYVGGGGSGEGYTLAPEETERLLTIAVEELKGRVPVRAMGVEPRTAKQMIAFLDMAARAGVDAAQVYSLDVGHGHTPTPRELDAYFSEVLSNTDMPSILSTHQSVGYVIPAQVIIDLFGRHSQLIGLNVSHQDPNYLRTLADALGDRIDICVGGPHQAPMALAFGAQGFLSSEGNIAPKLCRSIIDAAKAGDNAAFLERWGKLMRLFMVLYGNGGIRVTKALLEHFGLAGGLPRPPRLHAEADSLAKALAVVEQIELAEIEGW; translated from the coding sequence ATGAATGCCGATACCTCGCGCTATCAGACCTTCACCATCAGCATCACGCCCTTTGCCGAGGATGGCGCAATCGACGAGGCGGCGATGCGGCGGCATCTGCGCAAGCTTGGCGATGCCGGGGTCGGCGTCTATGTCGGCGGCGGCGGCAGCGGTGAGGGCTACACGCTGGCGCCCGAGGAAACCGAACGGCTGCTGACGATCGCGGTCGAGGAGCTCAAGGGTCGCGTGCCCGTCCGCGCGATGGGCGTCGAGCCCCGCACCGCGAAGCAGATGATCGCGTTCCTGGACATGGCAGCCCGCGCTGGCGTCGACGCTGCCCAAGTCTATTCGCTCGATGTCGGCCATGGCCACACGCCGACGCCCCGCGAGCTCGACGCCTATTTCAGCGAAGTCCTGTCGAATACTGACATGCCCTCGATACTCTCGACCCATCAGTCGGTCGGCTATGTCATCCCGGCGCAAGTCATCATCGATCTGTTCGGCCGCCACAGCCAGCTTATCGGCCTCAATGTCAGCCACCAGGATCCGAACTATCTCCGCACGCTCGCCGATGCGCTGGGCGACCGGATCGATATCTGCGTAGGCGGGCCGCACCAGGCCCCGATGGCGCTGGCGTTCGGCGCGCAAGGATTTCTGTCTTCAGAGGGCAACATCGCCCCGAAGCTCTGCCGCAGCATTATCGATGCCGCCAAGGCTGGCGACAATGCGGCGTTCCTCGAACGCTGGGGCAAGTTGATGCGGCTGTTCATGGTGCTCTACGGCAATGGCGGCATCCGGGTGACCAAGGCGCTGCTCGAGCATTTCGGGCTTGCCGGCGGTCTGCCCCGCCCCCCGCGCCTCCACGCCGAAGCGGACTCGCTCGCCAAGGCATTGGCCGTGGTCGAGCAGATCGAGCTTGCGGAGATCGAAGGCTGGTGA